The following are encoded together in the Paludisphaera mucosa genome:
- a CDS encoding DUF1559 domain-containing protein produces MARSRRRGFTLIELLVVIAIIAVLIALLLPAVQSAREAARRMQCTNNLKQIGLGIQNYLSAFGTTPVHEYRRADENGGTGGSAGNRAWHCMILPFIEQKAMYDSFNFIYSDGFYGNNNIVNGVNATVQRSSISGFLCPSDGFTCLPQDGVVNTGTGKLGNNNYAGNTGRPRNILMPGQSPTGGNLPPHMGVISTSRMYNTVGPCGSAGKAANTNVNVSMASITDGSSNTAAASEFLMNDGSGNARDPRRRFNYTNSGLIEQIDVDIWAVVRDGLAGPAQNWSDWTMYKGSSWAFTDAWEGHLYSHLFPPNAPTIHVYYSNTLRCFEGDSGANPSSNHPGGANVAFMDGSVRFLKDSVSLPTWWALGTRNGGEVVSADAY; encoded by the coding sequence ATGGCCAGGTCTAGGCGTCGCGGTTTCACCCTGATCGAGCTGCTGGTGGTGATCGCGATCATCGCGGTCCTGATCGCGCTCCTGCTGCCGGCGGTCCAGTCGGCGCGCGAGGCGGCCCGGCGGATGCAGTGCACGAACAACCTCAAGCAGATCGGCCTGGGGATCCAGAACTACCTGTCGGCCTTCGGCACGACGCCGGTGCACGAGTACCGCCGGGCCGACGAGAACGGCGGCACGGGCGGCTCGGCCGGCAACCGGGCGTGGCACTGCATGATCCTGCCGTTCATCGAGCAGAAGGCGATGTACGACTCGTTCAACTTCATCTACTCCGACGGCTTCTACGGCAACAACAACATCGTCAACGGCGTGAACGCGACGGTGCAGCGATCGTCGATCTCGGGGTTCCTCTGCCCGTCCGACGGCTTCACCTGCCTGCCCCAGGACGGCGTGGTGAACACCGGCACCGGCAAGCTCGGCAACAACAACTACGCGGGCAACACGGGACGGCCCCGGAACATCCTCATGCCCGGCCAGTCGCCGACCGGCGGCAACCTGCCCCCGCACATGGGCGTCATCTCGACCTCCCGGATGTACAACACGGTCGGGCCGTGCGGCTCGGCGGGCAAGGCGGCCAACACCAACGTGAACGTGTCGATGGCCTCGATCACCGACGGGTCGTCGAACACGGCCGCGGCCAGCGAGTTCCTGATGAACGACGGCTCGGGCAACGCGCGCGACCCCCGGCGGCGGTTCAACTACACCAACTCGGGGCTGATCGAGCAGATCGACGTCGACATCTGGGCGGTCGTCCGCGACGGCCTCGCCGGCCCGGCCCAGAACTGGTCCGACTGGACCATGTACAAGGGGTCGAGCTGGGCCTTCACCGACGCGTGGGAAGGGCACCTGTATTCGCACCTGTTCCCGCCCAACGCGCCGACGATCCACGTCTACTACTCGAACACGCTCCGCTGCTTCGAGGGCGACAGCGGCGCCAACCCCAGCAGCAATCACCCCGGCGGCGCCAACGTCGCCTTCATGGACGGCTCGGTCCGATTCCTCAAGGACTCGGTCTCGCTGCCGACCTGGTGGGCCCTCGGAACCCGCAACGGCGGCGAGGTCGTCTCGGCCGACGCCTATTGA